The stretch of DNA GTGGACGCCCGCGGCTTCGAGCACGCGAACGGCGGCGCGTCCGGCCTCCGGGTGGCTGTAGTTCGTGTATGTGTCGGGAAACAGAATGGCCTTTCTGTCTGCTTCGTCCTCGCTTAGCATCGACCCACGCGCCCGGAACCACTTTTTGAGCGTCTGGCGACGGAACTCCGGAAGGCTTCGCTCCTTTGCGATGCCAACCGTGCTTTGGATGGCAGTCCGAACGCCAGGAATCTTCGTCCCGAAGTTCGAGACGGGTGCAAACAGGCTGCCAAGTGCGGAGAGGCGGTCGATGTTCGCAAACAGCTTATCACGCAGACTCGACCCTTCTCGCTGATGGTGGACGTGTTGCACTTCGGCTTTCAGCTTTGCCATATCGACACCGGAGGGACAGTCTTGGACACAGCCCTTACAGCCGACACAGAGGTCTAACACTTCGTGTTGGAACTCGGCGGAGAACAACTCGCCTTTCGGGAGGTCGCCGCTCATCGCCTGTCTGAGCATGTTCGCCCGGCCACGTGTGGCGAGCGACTCCTCGTTCGCTGCCCGGTAGGTCGGACACATCACGCCGCCGGTGGTTTCCTGATGGCCGCGACAGCCGCCACAGCCGTGACAGAGCTCCGTCATCCCCTGAAAGCCGTTGTCGTTCTCCCAGTTGAGCGCGGGCGTGAATCCGGCATCGAACTCGTAGTCGGTGCCGTAGCGAAGGTTTTCGGTCATCTTCACGTCGCCACAGACCTGCCCGGGGTTCAGGAGCCAGTCGGGGTCGAAAGCGGTTTTCAGGTCACGGAACGCCTCCCAGAGCGTCGCACCGTAGAGTTTCTTGTTCCACTGGGTTCTGGCTCGTCCGTCGCCGTGCTCGCCGGAAACGGAGCCACCAAGTTCGACGACCATGTCGGTCACCTCGTCTGCAATCGACTCCATCATCTCGATGTCGGCTTCGTCTTTGAGGCTCACGAGCGGCCGGACGTGGAGCACCCCCGGCCCGGCGTGGGCGTAGAAACTGGCTTCAGTCCCGTGGTCTCTGAGAATCTGCTGGAAGCATGTGACATACTCGGGGAGATGCTCGGGGGGCACGGCCGCGTCCTCGATAAACGAGATGTGTTTTCTATCGGAGGTTCGAGAAAGTAAGATTGGCAGACCAGCTTTCCGGAGTTTCCAGAAGTTCGCTTGCGCTTTTTCGGTGTAGGCTTCGACGGCGTCGAACGCTTGTCCCTCGCCCGCAACGCGGTCTTCGATGAGTCGGGCCACCTGTTGTTTGCCGTGGTCGTCGTCATCCGCGTAAAATTCGACAAGCAACACGGCCTCGGTTCCCGACGGCACCAGTTGCGAGATGTCCTCGAACGCGGCGGTCTGACTCGCCAAGTCGAGCAACACGTCATCGACCAGCTCGACGGCCGCGGCGTCGTGGGCCACGATTGGAGCCACGTCGTGCATTGCGTCGGTGATGTTTTCGTAGGCGAGCAGCGCCATCGCCTTCGCCTCCGGGACGTCTACGAGCGAAATCGTGACCTCGGTGATGAGCGCGAGCGTGCCCTCGCTGCCTGCAAGCAAGCGACCGAGGTTCACCGACCCCGACTTCGCTTGCTCGACAAAGGAGTCCAAGTTGTACCCCGAGACGTTGCGCTTCAGGTCGGGATAGCGCGCCTGCACCTCGTCGCTCAGGTCGTCGAGGATGTGGCAGGCCTCTGCGTAAATTCTGGCTTCCAAATCCTCGTCACCGGCGCCGGCTCTCAGTTCTTCGAGGGTCACTTCCCCGAACGTCGTCACGGTACCGTCTGCGAGGACGACCTCACACTCTTCGACATAGGCTTCGGTGAGGCCGTATTTGAGCGAGTGCGACCCGGTCGAGTTGTTGCCAATCGCGCCGCCGATGACGCTTCGGTCGCCCGCTGCGGGGTCGGGGGCGAATTTGAGGTCGTGAGGAGCGAGGGCGTCGTTGAGGACGGAAAGGGTGATGCCGGGCTGGACACGGGCGGTTTTCGCCTCGGGGTCTACGTCGACGAGGCCGTCCATGTACCGGGTGAAATCGAGGACGACGGCTTCGTTCACGGCTTGTCCGGCGAGACTCGTCCCGCCGCCGCGTGGCAGGACGGGTATCTTCCGCGCCGCACAGTACTCCATGACGGCTTTCACGTCAGCGGTCGATTCCGGGAGGACGACGCCGATGGGCGTCACCTCGTAGGAACTCGCGTCGGTGGCGTACAACTGGCGCGTGTAGGTATCAAAGCGAACGTCGCCTGCGACGAGGGTTTCTAAATCCGAAACGAGTCCCGGCCGGGCGATGGTGTCGTCGTGGTAGTCGTAGTTCGCACGCTGGTCGGCTCCTGGTGGCCTCGCTGGTGTGTTGCTCATTGGTTCGTTTCAGACGATGTGTTTGGTGTCGTAGGAACCGAGCACGTCAACGGTGCCCTTCGGGACGGTCTTTCGCACCTCGTCGATGGCGGCTTGGGCGCGTTCTTCGTACATGCCTGCCTCGAAATCGAGGTGGAACAGATAGTCACCGAGGCGGTTCCCGCTCGGCCGCGACTCGATGCGCGAGAGGTTGATGTCCCGTTCTGCGAACGCTTCGAGTATGTCGAGGAGAAGTCCGGGATAATTGGCGTTCGGGTGGACGACGGCAGTCGATTTTCCGCCCGCGACGCTGCGTTCTTCGGGTGGGGCAATCACCAGAAATCGGGTTTCGTTCGACGAACGGTCTTGGATGTCCTGTGCGAGGACGGTGAGGTCGTCGCCTGCGGTGTCCGGGTGGCCAATGCCCGCCACAGTCGGGTCTTCACGGGCGAGTTCGACGCCGCGTGCGGTGCTTGCAACCGCCTCGATGGTGGCGTCGGGGTAGTGTTCTTCGAGATAGCCACGACACTGGGCAAGCGCCTGCGAGTGGCTTGCGACCGTGTCGAACGTCTCACTCTGGGCGAGCAGCGCGTGGCGGATGGGTGTAACCAACTCTGCGACCACCGCGAGGTCGTGGGTGGCGAGGGCGTCTAAGCTCTCGGTGACGCTCCCTTCGATGCTGTTCTCGATGGGGATGACGCCACGGCGATACTCGCCCGCGACGACTGCCTCTACGATGGCGGTCATCGACTCGCGAAACTCGACCTCGTCTGCGACCGCTTTCGCCGCACGATGGGAGTACGTCCCGACTGGCCCCAAGGTGACTGCTCTCATATACCTCAGTTCATCGAGATTCACACAAGTACCCATCGGTGGCCGCCACGACTGCCGGAGAAAAATCGGCCAGTCCACGTATCTGTCGGGGGAGTGGACATCGACACGTATCATGACAGAGCGCACCGACGACGAGGCCGCCCGCATGGAACTGACCCAAGATTCGTGGCACGAGGGCGACGAGGGCTACTACGTTGACTGCCCTGCCTGTGGCGCCCGGCCACCCTCGCAACCATCGTCGAGTACGAATCGTGCAGCGCCGGGCTGCCAACAGACCACGACGTGACCGAGGTTGGCATGGATACGAACACACTCGAGTGTGACGCACAACTCACCCTCGAACTGTGTTGGGAAACGCCGTGATTACTCGGTGAGCAGGCGCTGTTGGCCCTGTGCCCGAATCGCTGCGGCTTCTTCCGCCGCGATTTCAGCCTCGACATAGTTGCCCACTTCTTCGAGCGCCCGAGCGTGTTCCTCGTAGACCGTTGCCGTCCGATAGCCGAGCGTAATCGCCTTCTCGAAACAGTCTACGGCGTCCTCCCAAAGCGCGCGCTCTGTGTAGAAAAAGCCGAGATTATACCACGCCTGTGGCATGCGTGGGTCGAGTTCGACGGCGCGCTCTGCGTGTTCGAGTGGGTGCGAGGAATCCTCGCCCTCCCAGAGGGCAAAGGCGAGGTTCATCTCCGCGAGCGCGGCGAACTCGTTTCGGTCGTTGATGTGCAACGCCTCGTAGAACGCTCCGATTGCCTCATCGAACTCCTCGATTTGTGAGTGGGCGACGCCCTTGTTCACCCACGCCTCTTGGGCGTCGAGTGAGTCTTCGTCTGCGAGTCGCGCCGCGCGCTCGAAGGAATCTGCGGCCTCCGTATGGAAGCCGAGTTGCAGATAGGTGAGGCCGAGGTCGATGAGTTCCTGTGGCGTGATGTCGTCGCGTTTGATGTTCCAGTCGTCTATGAGGTCAGCGAGCGCGTAGTCATCGACGGGGTCTATCTTGGTGTTGTCCTCGCGCAGAATATGCGGGTCCAGCGTCACGCCTTCGTACGGATTCCCAAAGCCTCGACTGTCAGAATAGCGGTGTTTACGATGTGTGGCCACGACCACGTATCTTGGCGCTCAGATAGCTTATGCGTGGCGCTCTGCGCGGTTCTGTGTGGCTATTTTTCACACGCGACGGCGAAATACCACTCTTAGCAATATATTTCTCACTCATCTCCTGATGAATTATCGCATGTTCGAAACCACGAGTCGGCGAGCCTTCCTGCAGGGAACCGGTGTCGCCCTCGCAGGGGCTGCCGTCACGGGAACTGCCGCTGCAACTGACAGGGACGCGGGTCTCGAACACGAAACAGAGATGGACGCACCCTCGCTCATCGCCCACCGCGGGTTCGCCGGGATGTATCCCGAGAACACGGTCGCGGCGTTCGAAAACGCCACCCGTGGTCGCAATGGCGCTGACATGGTCGAACTCGACGTGATGCCGACCGCCGACGGGACGGTGGTCGTGTTCCACGACAGCGGCCTCGCAGAGCGCGACGGCGGCACGCAGGGACTCACCGACGTTTCAGGACTCGTCTTGGAGACGCCGTGGGAGACGGTCAAACAGGCAGAAGTACTCGAAAGCGGCGAAACGGTTCCGTCGCTCGCACAAGTCATGGACGCACTGCCGACGCACATCGGCGTCAACGTCGAGTTCAAAAATCCCGGTTCGACCGAGACGAAGTTTGCTGAAAAACTCTCTGGCGACGAGTTGGCCGCCCAGAAAGCGCTCTGGGAGGAGTTCGCCGTTTCCGTGTTCGACGTGCTCGACGACTACGAACACGACATTCTCGTCTCGTCGTTCTACGAGGGCGCGCTCTCCGCCGTAGACGAGGTTGCACCCGACGTCCCGCTCGCAACGCTGTTCTGGGACGACATCGAGACCGGACTCGACATCACCCGAACCTACGACTGTGAAGCGATTCACCCGCCGAAAAATATGGTCAAAGGGACGCC from Haladaptatus sp. ZSTT2 encodes:
- a CDS encoding glycerophosphodiester phosphodiesterase; this encodes MFETTSRRAFLQGTGVALAGAAVTGTAAATDRDAGLEHETEMDAPSLIAHRGFAGMYPENTVAAFENATRGRNGADMVELDVMPTADGTVVVFHDSGLAERDGGTQGLTDVSGLVLETPWETVKQAEVLESGETVPSLAQVMDALPTHIGVNVEFKNPGSTETKFAEKLSGDELAAQKALWEEFAVSVFDVLDDYEHDILVSSFYEGALSAVDEVAPDVPLATLFWDDIETGLDITRTYDCEAIHPPKNMVKGTPFFGDEYYLDGPFADIDLVQVAHDEGRNVNVWTVATWYEAAQLSRASVDGIIANYPFDLS
- a CDS encoding tetratricopeptide repeat protein; this encodes MATHRKHRYSDSRGFGNPYEGVTLDPHILREDNTKIDPVDDYALADLIDDWNIKRDDITPQELIDLGLTYLQLGFHTEAADSFERAARLADEDSLDAQEAWVNKGVAHSQIEEFDEAIGAFYEALHINDRNEFAALAEMNLAFALWEGEDSSHPLEHAERAVELDPRMPQAWYNLGFFYTERALWEDAVDCFEKAITLGYRTATVYEEHARALEEVGNYVEAEIAAEEAAAIRAQGQQRLLTE
- the pheA gene encoding prephenate dehydratase codes for the protein MRAVTLGPVGTYSHRAAKAVADEVEFRESMTAIVEAVVAGEYRRGVIPIENSIEGSVTESLDALATHDLAVVAELVTPIRHALLAQSETFDTVASHSQALAQCRGYLEEHYPDATIEAVASTARGVELAREDPTVAGIGHPDTAGDDLTVLAQDIQDRSSNETRFLVIAPPEERSVAGGKSTAVVHPNANYPGLLLDILEAFAERDINLSRIESRPSGNRLGDYLFHLDFEAGMYEERAQAAIDEVRKTVPKGTVDVLGSYDTKHIV
- a CDS encoding FAD-binding and (Fe-S)-binding domain-containing protein, whose product is MSNTPARPPGADQRANYDYHDDTIARPGLVSDLETLVAGDVRFDTYTRQLYATDASSYEVTPIGVVLPESTADVKAVMEYCAARKIPVLPRGGGTSLAGQAVNEAVVLDFTRYMDGLVDVDPEAKTARVQPGITLSVLNDALAPHDLKFAPDPAAGDRSVIGGAIGNNSTGSHSLKYGLTEAYVEECEVVLADGTVTTFGEVTLEELRAGAGDEDLEARIYAEACHILDDLSDEVQARYPDLKRNVSGYNLDSFVEQAKSGSVNLGRLLAGSEGTLALITEVTISLVDVPEAKAMALLAYENITDAMHDVAPIVAHDAAAVELVDDVLLDLASQTAAFEDISQLVPSGTEAVLLVEFYADDDDHGKQQVARLIEDRVAGEGQAFDAVEAYTEKAQANFWKLRKAGLPILLSRTSDRKHISFIEDAAVPPEHLPEYVTCFQQILRDHGTEASFYAHAGPGVLHVRPLVSLKDEADIEMMESIADEVTDMVVELGGSVSGEHGDGRARTQWNKKLYGATLWEAFRDLKTAFDPDWLLNPGQVCGDVKMTENLRYGTDYEFDAGFTPALNWENDNGFQGMTELCHGCGGCRGHQETTGGVMCPTYRAANEESLATRGRANMLRQAMSGDLPKGELFSAEFQHEVLDLCVGCKGCVQDCPSGVDMAKLKAEVQHVHHQREGSSLRDKLFANIDRLSALGSLFAPVSNFGTKIPGVRTAIQSTVGIAKERSLPEFRRQTLKKWFRARGSMLSEDEADRKAILFPDTYTNYSHPEAGRAAVRVLEAAGVHVRLADETDSGRPAHSKGFLGKSRATAQRNVAALTPYVEDGWDVVLVEPSDAVMFQSDYVDLLSGEDVETLAANTYGVCEYLDVFQLDETISYREVNTSLTYHGHCHQKATKKDHHAVGVLRRAGFTVDPLDSGCCGMAGSFGYEAEHFSLSKAIGDVLFEQVEESPGDQIVAPGASCRTQLGDRDGTSEQPKTPIELVAVALGEY